A genomic region of Halobacteriovorax sp. DA5 contains the following coding sequences:
- a CDS encoding methylated-DNA--[protein]-cysteine S-methyltransferase yields the protein MTDRQIEFHSKFGTIYICANENGVSYLGWQEQDFDGPHYEDDERIVKYLNEAHDQLEEYFAGSRKKFSIPLSISKGTDFQKQVWAQLLDIPYGEVTTYSDIANKVGSPNAVQAVGSANAKNPICLIIPCHRVIAKSGELSGYVAGAQTKEALLNLEGTFI from the coding sequence ATGACTGATAGACAAATTGAATTCCATTCAAAATTTGGCACGATTTATATTTGTGCTAATGAAAACGGTGTCTCATACCTGGGTTGGCAAGAGCAAGATTTTGATGGTCCTCATTACGAAGACGACGAGAGGATTGTAAAATATCTCAATGAGGCCCACGATCAACTTGAGGAATACTTTGCAGGTAGTCGTAAGAAGTTTTCAATTCCTCTAAGTATTAGCAAGGGAACAGATTTTCAAAAACAAGTTTGGGCCCAGCTTCTTGATATACCCTACGGTGAAGTTACAACCTATTCAGACATTGCAAATAAAGTTGGTTCCCCCAACGCTGTGCAAGCAGTTGGTAGTGCCAATGCTAAAAATCCAATTTGTTTAATAATTCCTTGTCACCGCGTCATAGCCAAGTCGGGCGAACTTTCAGGATACGTTGCAGGAGCACAAACTAAAGAGGCCCTTCTCAATCTTGAAGGTACCTTTATATAG
- a CDS encoding peroxiredoxin, protein MKVISRLFIAMCIMFSFAHGEEIKLGQSVPEFTAKNHEGKNFSIVSRKGKWTVLYFYPKAGTPGCTKQACAFRDSIKSIRKLGAEVYGISMDSVKDQAAFHEEHALQFDLLSDEKGEVTKKFGAKMAVFNISKRWTFIIDPSLKIVAIDRDVDPMLDADHVSKKLAELQKTKK, encoded by the coding sequence ATGAAAGTAATCAGTCGTTTATTTATTGCAATGTGTATCATGTTCTCTTTTGCCCATGGGGAAGAAATTAAATTAGGTCAAAGTGTGCCAGAATTTACAGCAAAGAATCATGAAGGCAAAAACTTTTCAATCGTATCACGCAAAGGAAAGTGGACTGTTCTTTACTTTTACCCAAAGGCGGGGACTCCTGGTTGTACTAAGCAGGCATGTGCCTTTCGCGACAGCATTAAATCAATTAGAAAATTAGGTGCTGAGGTTTATGGGATCAGTATGGACTCTGTAAAAGATCAAGCTGCTTTTCACGAAGAGCATGCTTTGCAATTCGATCTTCTTTCGGATGAAAAAGGTGAAGTGACAAAGAAGTTTGGTGCAAAGATGGCCGTATTTAATATTTCAAAAAGATGGACTTTTATTATTGATCCAAGTTTAAAGATTGTAGCAATTGATCGCGATGTTGATCCAATGTTAGATGCAGATCATGTATCGAAGAAATTAGCTGAACTGCAGAAAACGAAAAAGTAA
- the katG gene encoding catalase/peroxidase HPI, producing MKQQFASGEAKPNNFWWPSRIDLTPLRQHSLESSPLGPKFNYAKEFKSLNLSAVKKDIRKTLTTSQDWWPADYGHYGPFFIRMAWHSVGTYRSHDGRGGGGGGQQRFEPLNSWPDNVSLDKARRLLWPVKKKYGNKISWADLMVLAGNVSLEDMGFKTIGFAGGRTDDWEADLVYWGPETQWLAGDKRYKGERDLERPLAAVQMGLIYVNPEGPNGNPDPLLAAKDIRETFGRMGMDDEETVALIAGGHTFGKAHGAHKPDDCLEKDPAGAPIENQGFGWKNKCGKGHSEDTITSGLEGAWNATPTQWTTGYLDNLWAFEWKLTKSPAGAHQWIPTDEGAADMVPDAHIKDKRHAPIMFTTDIALKEDPAYAKISKSFLDDPKKFEYAFAKAWFKLTHRDMGPQARYIGKEVPKTSFKWQDPTPKGKKISNATASAVKSDILKSGLSVSDLVRTAWASASTYRGTDMRGGANGARIRLAPQKDWAINKASNVDAVIAKLSKISKRHGVSLADTIVLGGAAAIEKASGNKVKVPFSSGRGDATQRQTDVTSFAFLEPKADAFRNYYTEESGRTPIYMLIDKANMLGLTVPEMTVLIGGMRALDANADGSKNGVFTSRPGKLTNDFFVNLLTMDNKWVKSSTPGLYNGVDRKSGKVKYTATPVDLVFGSHAELRAVAEVYAANDGQKKFMQDFVKAWTKVMQADRFDLKY from the coding sequence ATGAAACAGCAATTTGCAAGCGGTGAAGCCAAGCCGAATAACTTTTGGTGGCCTAGCCGAATCGATTTAACACCACTTAGGCAGCACTCTCTCGAGTCAAGTCCATTAGGTCCTAAGTTTAATTATGCAAAAGAATTTAAATCACTAAATCTTTCAGCAGTTAAAAAAGACATCAGAAAAACATTAACAACATCCCAAGATTGGTGGCCAGCAGATTACGGTCACTATGGGCCATTTTTTATTCGTATGGCATGGCACAGTGTTGGAACATATAGATCTCATGATGGTCGCGGAGGCGGCGGTGGTGGTCAACAACGTTTTGAACCACTTAATAGTTGGCCAGATAACGTTTCACTAGACAAGGCCAGGAGATTACTTTGGCCAGTTAAAAAGAAATATGGAAATAAAATTTCATGGGCAGACTTAATGGTTCTTGCTGGTAACGTATCACTTGAAGATATGGGATTTAAAACAATCGGCTTTGCCGGTGGCCGAACAGACGATTGGGAAGCTGATCTTGTTTACTGGGGACCAGAGACTCAGTGGCTTGCTGGTGACAAAAGATATAAAGGTGAGCGCGATCTTGAAAGACCACTTGCCGCAGTACAGATGGGACTAATTTATGTAAACCCTGAAGGGCCAAACGGAAATCCTGATCCATTACTTGCTGCAAAAGATATTCGTGAAACATTTGGAAGAATGGGAATGGATGATGAAGAAACAGTTGCTCTTATCGCTGGTGGACACACTTTTGGTAAGGCACACGGTGCTCATAAACCAGATGACTGCTTAGAAAAAGATCCTGCCGGAGCACCAATTGAAAATCAAGGTTTTGGTTGGAAGAACAAGTGTGGAAAGGGTCACTCAGAAGACACAATTACTTCTGGTCTTGAAGGTGCTTGGAATGCAACACCTACTCAATGGACAACTGGTTACTTAGATAATCTATGGGCATTTGAGTGGAAGCTTACGAAATCTCCAGCGGGTGCACATCAGTGGATTCCAACTGATGAAGGCGCAGCTGATATGGTTCCAGATGCTCACATAAAAGATAAGCGTCACGCACCAATCATGTTCACAACAGATATTGCACTTAAAGAAGATCCTGCATATGCAAAAATCTCTAAGAGCTTTTTAGATGATCCAAAGAAATTTGAATACGCATTTGCTAAAGCATGGTTCAAACTTACTCACCGTGATATGGGGCCACAAGCTCGCTATATTGGTAAGGAAGTTCCAAAAACTTCTTTTAAATGGCAAGATCCAACTCCGAAAGGAAAGAAGATCTCTAATGCAACAGCATCTGCAGTTAAGTCTGATATCTTAAAATCGGGTCTGTCTGTATCAGATCTTGTTAGAACTGCATGGGCCTCAGCTTCTACTTATCGTGGAACTGATATGCGTGGTGGTGCAAATGGTGCACGAATTCGTCTGGCCCCACAAAAAGATTGGGCAATTAATAAGGCCTCAAACGTTGATGCAGTGATTGCTAAGCTTTCAAAAATTAGTAAAAGACATGGAGTTTCTTTAGCTGACACAATTGTTCTTGGGGGAGCTGCTGCAATCGAGAAGGCATCTGGTAACAAAGTTAAGGTTCCATTCTCTTCAGGGAGAGGGGACGCAACTCAGAGACAAACAGATGTAACATCTTTTGCTTTCTTAGAGCCAAAAGCAGATGCTTTCCGTAACTACTACACAGAAGAGTCTGGAAGAACTCCTATATATATGCTTATTGATAAAGCAAATATGTTAGGTCTAACAGTTCCTGAAATGACAGTTCTTATCGGTGGGATGCGCGCTCTTGATGCAAACGCAGATGGATCTAAAAATGGTGTATTCACAAGTCGTCCTGGAAAACTTACAAATGACTTCTTTGTAAATCTTCTAACGATGGACAATAAGTGGGTTAAATCAAGTACTCCTGGACTATACAATGGTGTGGACAGAAAGTCTGGAAAGGTTAAGTACACTGCGACTCCTGTTGACTTAGTCTTTGGTTCCCATGCTGAGCTAAGAGCTGTCGCTGAAGTTTACGCTGCTAACGATGGTCAAAAGAAATTTATGCAAGACTTCGTTAAGGCTTGGACTAAAGTAATGCAAGCAGATCGTTTTGATTTAAAATACTAA
- a CDS encoding cupin domain-containing protein yields the protein MLETSFGHLVKLDISQVSEVNFLSFSKRGRAHKHPQKEVVYITSGSGAIHIEGEITKVSKGDLITIDRMKSHYMVPTENEVLELMLFYS from the coding sequence ATGTTAGAAACATCATTTGGTCATTTAGTTAAGTTAGATATTAGTCAAGTAAGTGAAGTGAACTTCCTTTCTTTTTCAAAGAGGGGCCGTGCTCATAAGCATCCGCAAAAAGAAGTTGTTTATATTACATCAGGAAGTGGAGCGATTCATATTGAGGGTGAAATTACTAAAGTAAGTAAAGGAGACCTCATCACTATTGATAGAATGAAGTCTCACTATATGGTACCGACAGAAAATGAAGTTTTGGAGTTGATGCTATTTTATAGCTAG
- the acnA gene encoding aconitate hydratase AcnA, protein MENKIKEIEKVLELKNTSLSYISLKNLCEKYGVNIETLPHTIKILLENIARRVDGKDVKLTDVEALVKWGSGYDKKASLAFMPARVLMQDFTGVPAVVDLAAMRSAMARAGGDPKKVNPYVGVDLVIDHSVQVDNFGHADSYEKNLELEYERNAERYALLNWAQQAFQDFRVVPPGMGICHQVNLEHLGHVVQSKNGWAIPDTLVGTDSHTPMINGLGVLGWGVGGIEAEAAMLGQPMFLPAPIVIGIRTKGTLPAGATATDLVLTLTEMLRKHGVVGKFVEFFGDGLSSLSIADRATLSNMSPEFGATATLFPVDQVTLDYLVMTGRGDKVELVEKYTKEQGLFRNDGDREPQFTEVLDLDLSSVVPSLAGPKLPQQRVNLNDARKSFDDNFKVRKNEGKVIKHGDVAIAAITSCTNTSNPSVMLAAGLVAKKAVEAGLSTKPWVKTSLAPGSRVVTNYLKKAGLLPYLEKLGFNLVGYGCTTCIGNSGPLPEEVSKDINENELAVVSVLSGNRNFEGRVHSQIKASYLASPPLCVAYALTGTFLCDLSTEAIGQNKDGKDIFLKDIWPTASEIQDLIASSVSSEQYEYEYGRIFAGDDKWKSMAVPKGDLFEWQTNSTYVREPDFFVNLPKDVAPLKNINEARVMCLLGDSITTDHISPAGTIGKDSPAGKYLMEQGVSQKDFNSFGSRRGNHEVMIRGTFGNIRLRNDMAPGTEGPWTTHLPSREQMSIYDASKRYQEDDIPLIVIAGSAYGSGSSRDWAAKGTTLLGIKAVLAESYERIHRSNLVCMGVLPLQFKEGQSAKTLKITGLETFTIKGIEEGISPRKELSIEMKRDDGSIEVFDVILRVDAQAEVDYYTHGGILQMVLREMQSK, encoded by the coding sequence ATGGAAAATAAGATCAAAGAAATTGAAAAAGTTTTAGAATTAAAAAATACAAGCTTATCTTACATAAGTTTAAAGAATCTATGTGAAAAGTATGGCGTAAATATTGAAACGCTTCCTCATACAATTAAAATTCTTCTTGAGAATATTGCAAGAAGAGTAGATGGAAAAGATGTTAAGCTCACTGATGTTGAAGCTCTCGTTAAATGGGGCAGTGGCTATGATAAAAAAGCCTCTCTTGCTTTTATGCCTGCAAGAGTTCTTATGCAAGACTTTACTGGGGTTCCGGCCGTTGTCGATTTGGCCGCAATGAGAAGTGCAATGGCCAGAGCAGGGGGAGATCCTAAAAAAGTAAATCCATATGTTGGAGTTGATTTAGTTATTGATCACTCTGTCCAAGTTGATAATTTCGGGCATGCTGATTCATATGAAAAGAACTTGGAGCTTGAATATGAGAGAAATGCAGAACGCTATGCTCTTTTAAACTGGGCCCAACAGGCATTTCAAGATTTTCGAGTGGTTCCTCCTGGTATGGGGATTTGCCATCAGGTAAACCTTGAGCACCTTGGTCATGTTGTTCAGAGTAAGAATGGATGGGCGATCCCTGATACTCTAGTGGGGACAGACTCACATACTCCAATGATTAATGGATTGGGTGTACTTGGTTGGGGCGTTGGTGGAATTGAGGCAGAAGCGGCAATGCTTGGACAACCAATGTTCTTACCTGCACCAATTGTTATCGGTATTCGTACAAAAGGGACATTGCCAGCTGGAGCAACTGCTACTGATTTAGTACTAACTCTTACTGAAATGCTTCGTAAACACGGTGTTGTTGGGAAGTTTGTTGAATTTTTCGGAGATGGCCTAAGTAGTTTAAGTATTGCAGATCGAGCCACTCTTTCAAATATGTCACCAGAATTCGGTGCAACTGCAACTTTATTTCCAGTGGATCAAGTGACTCTCGATTACTTAGTTATGACAGGTCGAGGTGATAAAGTAGAGTTGGTTGAAAAGTACACAAAAGAACAAGGCCTATTTAGAAATGATGGAGATAGAGAGCCTCAGTTTACTGAAGTTTTAGACTTAGATTTAAGTAGTGTTGTACCAAGTCTTGCCGGCCCTAAACTACCTCAGCAGAGAGTTAATCTTAATGATGCTCGTAAATCATTTGATGATAATTTTAAAGTTAGAAAAAATGAGGGAAAAGTTATTAAACATGGTGATGTTGCAATTGCAGCGATAACTAGTTGTACAAATACTTCAAATCCATCAGTCATGCTTGCCGCAGGGCTTGTTGCAAAGAAGGCAGTTGAAGCAGGTCTTAGTACAAAACCTTGGGTTAAAACTTCTCTTGCTCCTGGTTCTCGTGTTGTTACAAATTATTTAAAAAAGGCAGGGTTACTTCCATATTTAGAGAAACTTGGATTTAACTTAGTAGGGTATGGTTGTACTACATGTATTGGAAACTCTGGGCCACTGCCTGAAGAAGTTTCAAAAGATATTAATGAGAATGAGCTTGCGGTAGTTTCTGTTTTATCAGGTAATCGAAACTTTGAAGGACGAGTTCATAGTCAAATTAAAGCAAGTTACCTGGCCTCACCACCTCTTTGTGTAGCCTATGCTCTGACAGGAACTTTCCTTTGTGACTTATCAACTGAAGCAATAGGGCAAAATAAAGATGGAAAAGATATTTTTCTAAAAGATATTTGGCCGACAGCAAGTGAAATTCAAGACTTGATCGCTTCTTCAGTAAGTTCAGAGCAATACGAGTATGAATACGGACGAATTTTTGCAGGTGATGATAAGTGGAAGAGTATGGCCGTACCAAAAGGTGATCTATTTGAATGGCAAACAAACTCGACATACGTTAGAGAGCCCGACTTCTTTGTAAATTTACCAAAAGATGTAGCACCTCTTAAGAATATCAATGAAGCAAGAGTCATGTGCTTACTTGGAGATTCTATAACGACAGACCATATCTCACCTGCCGGAACAATTGGAAAGGATTCTCCGGCCGGAAAGTATTTAATGGAGCAAGGTGTTTCACAAAAAGACTTTAATAGCTTTGGTTCACGCCGTGGTAATCACGAAGTAATGATTCGTGGAACTTTTGGAAATATTCGATTGAGAAATGATATGGCCCCAGGGACAGAAGGGCCATGGACAACACATCTACCAAGTCGTGAACAGATGAGTATTTATGATGCTTCTAAGCGCTATCAAGAAGATGATATTCCTTTAATTGTCATTGCAGGTAGTGCATATGGCTCGGGAAGTTCACGAGACTGGGCAGCAAAAGGAACGACATTACTTGGGATAAAGGCCGTCTTAGCTGAAAGTTATGAAAGAATCCACCGCAGTAATCTCGTTTGTATGGGAGTTCTACCGCTGCAGTTTAAAGAAGGTCAAAGTGCTAAAACTTTAAAGATTACTGGTCTAGAAACATTTACGATTAAAGGTATTGAAGAAGGTATCAGTCCACGTAAAGAACTAAGCATAGAAATGAAGCGTGATGATGGAAGTATTGAAGTGTTTGATGTTATTTTAAGAGTCGATGCACAAGCTGAAGTTGACTACTATACTCATGGTGGAATTTTACAAATGGTTCTTAGGGAAATGCAGAGTAAATGA
- a CDS encoding isoprenylcysteine carboxylmethyltransferase family protein — MTNKTGVLTFGVISYLVGFSALVGWIGSMLGLIPFQYGIVNYTTDSVGSAFAIAIGLTSLFAIQHTVMARQTFKRFINQYIPAAAERSLYVLMSGITLHCAILFWPKNGVVLWNIENSIASTLIMSIGVAGWAYLFVASFALNHFELFGLEQTYNYYQGKPLHRVPFQESWMYSFDRHPIMTGALIGMWFTPQMTVDHLMFSGIFSAYIIAGVSVEERDLVRQWGTRYMDYRSRVKTIVPTFDMIGPNDIKASESKQNKQNKDEDETKKAA, encoded by the coding sequence ATGACGAACAAAACAGGTGTTTTAACATTCGGAGTGATTAGCTACTTAGTAGGCTTTTCTGCGCTTGTCGGTTGGATTGGTAGTATGCTGGGGCTAATTCCTTTTCAGTATGGAATTGTAAACTATACAACAGACTCTGTGGGAAGTGCCTTTGCAATTGCCATCGGGCTTACTAGTTTATTTGCGATCCAGCATACAGTAATGGCAAGGCAGACTTTTAAAAGATTTATTAATCAATATATTCCAGCTGCGGCAGAGAGATCGCTCTATGTTCTGATGTCGGGTATAACACTTCATTGTGCTATTTTATTTTGGCCTAAAAATGGAGTTGTTCTGTGGAATATTGAAAACTCAATTGCCTCGACTCTCATTATGAGTATCGGTGTTGCTGGTTGGGCTTACCTTTTTGTTGCAAGCTTTGCTTTAAATCATTTTGAACTGTTTGGTCTTGAGCAAACTTATAACTATTATCAAGGCAAGCCGCTTCATCGTGTGCCTTTTCAAGAAAGTTGGATGTACAGTTTTGATCGCCACCCAATCATGACAGGTGCACTTATCGGTATGTGGTTTACTCCTCAAATGACAGTTGATCATCTTATGTTTAGCGGAATTTTCTCTGCCTATATTATCGCAGGCGTTTCAGTTGAAGAAAGGGATCTTGTTAGGCAATGGGGGACGCGATACATGGATTATCGAAGTCGTGTAAAAACAATTGTTCCTACTTTTGATATGATTGGGCCAAATGATATCAAGGCCAGTGAGTCTAAACAAAATAAACAAAATAAAGATGAAGATGAAACGAAAAAAGCAGCATAG
- a CDS encoding energy transducer TonB — MRRNRFLYSTIISIGIHGLLIFGAASSSKLESLNTHFSANKAQAIQVRRLVKVKKISESPKKPVQKKARSKQAPKVKSAKVLEQTLEVAPVIQKVTEAGQANEKARYLKSIRDQILAQKRYPKVAKMLKKQGIVDIYFEVSYPSNLSNIQIQKGSGHAILDKSALETIEALGDLPEMPDFLKSEVLKVAIPIKYELL, encoded by the coding sequence ATGCGCAGGAATCGTTTTCTCTATTCGACAATTATTTCGATAGGAATTCACGGACTATTGATATTTGGGGCAGCTTCATCTTCGAAGTTAGAGTCTCTTAACACGCATTTTTCTGCAAATAAGGCACAGGCAATTCAAGTTAGACGTTTAGTGAAGGTGAAGAAGATTAGCGAATCGCCTAAGAAGCCTGTCCAAAAAAAGGCCCGCTCTAAACAAGCACCAAAGGTAAAGTCGGCCAAAGTATTAGAGCAGACTCTAGAAGTAGCACCAGTAATTCAAAAAGTTACTGAGGCAGGTCAGGCCAATGAGAAGGCAAGGTATCTTAAAAGTATTAGAGACCAAATTCTTGCCCAAAAGCGTTACCCAAAAGTTGCTAAGATGTTAAAAAAACAAGGAATTGTTGATATCTACTTTGAGGTTTCTTATCCAAGTAATCTTTCAAATATTCAAATTCAAAAGGGCAGTGGTCACGCAATCCTTGATAAATCGGCCCTTGAGACAATAGAGGCCCTTGGTGACTTACCTGAGATGCCAGATTTTCTAAAGTCTGAAGTTCTTAAGGTCGCTATTCCAATTAAATATGAGTTATTGTAA
- a CDS encoding TonB-dependent receptor domain-containing protein: MIKKFDGQYNLVFLGLLTNSIVLAQDVNRLESIYITDEVEVFENTQNSALGLQEEINSDQLEDEVAQSIDDVLKNTSGATTKGGPRAIGETPQVRGLEANKLFVNIDGVKQTFYFSNHNYSHLAVDPDSIKKVDIFKSNTDYSQGISLGGGMSFTTKDGRDYLKAGENSGSIIKYSFEEASNMNAQSLKTFGLMEKSDYLLSASYKDSKDLKLSDKTTLKNSAFENYNISSKFTFDLGKGQKLKLSGELYSLEDESPLNATLDPPSDLTTLHGKTIIKRETIGLDYQRKSSVGNIYYSEQFNTQERDSDGRKEERNIETLGARLKDHIEFRDNLKLVIGADATIDKVTGKSSKGSVSDYPDGQITEAATFAQLNYKASGLTVAPGIRFSDYKLESKDSNFKDVKDNNLSSKILVNYEYNGFNFFSNFSQGFNSPDVQEVYATGLHRPGDGFFIADNYFVTNLDLKPETSNTVEFGTEFKKQLFSDLDLLTFRASGYVSKARNYIDQEIIDYAIFDGKNGTTQFVNRDKVTLYGQEFDLRYLYDQIEFAASYSRSVGWDNSRNMWLSNMPANTYTFGFNYHLDQYGIKLGYDALMAMRQDRVNPASLERTTATSGYTLHNIFASKEFVSGALEGLKLTTRLDNLTDKSYRRHGSYINEVGRNFKMSIQYKIKHF; this comes from the coding sequence ATGATAAAAAAGTTTGATGGCCAATACAATCTAGTCTTTCTTGGCCTTCTCACAAATTCAATAGTTCTTGCGCAAGACGTAAATCGTCTTGAGTCGATTTATATTACCGATGAAGTAGAGGTTTTTGAAAATACGCAAAACTCTGCCCTAGGACTACAAGAAGAAATTAATTCTGATCAGTTAGAGGATGAAGTTGCACAAAGTATTGATGACGTTCTAAAAAATACATCAGGTGCCACGACTAAAGGTGGCCCACGAGCAATTGGTGAGACTCCACAAGTGCGTGGCCTTGAAGCAAATAAGTTATTTGTAAACATCGACGGTGTAAAACAAACTTTTTATTTTTCTAATCATAATTACTCTCATCTTGCAGTTGATCCAGATAGCATTAAAAAAGTTGATATCTTCAAATCAAATACTGACTACTCTCAAGGAATCAGCCTCGGTGGTGGAATGTCTTTTACAACGAAAGACGGACGCGACTATTTAAAGGCCGGTGAGAATTCTGGAAGTATCATCAAGTACTCTTTTGAAGAAGCTTCTAATATGAATGCCCAGTCTTTGAAGACGTTTGGACTAATGGAGAAGAGCGACTATCTCTTAAGTGCTAGTTACAAAGATTCAAAAGACCTTAAGCTAAGTGATAAGACAACTCTTAAGAATTCAGCTTTTGAAAATTATAATATTTCTTCAAAGTTCACTTTTGATCTTGGAAAAGGTCAGAAATTAAAATTAAGTGGAGAGCTTTATAGTCTTGAGGATGAGTCACCATTAAATGCAACCCTTGATCCACCTAGTGACTTAACAACACTACATGGTAAGACGATCATTAAGCGTGAAACAATTGGATTAGATTACCAAAGAAAGTCTTCTGTCGGAAATATTTATTATTCTGAGCAGTTTAATACGCAAGAACGCGATAGTGATGGACGAAAAGAAGAGCGTAATATTGAAACGCTTGGAGCACGCCTAAAAGATCATATTGAATTTAGAGACAACCTAAAGCTTGTTATTGGGGCAGATGCAACAATTGATAAAGTAACAGGAAAAAGTTCAAAAGGTAGTGTCTCTGATTATCCTGATGGACAAATTACTGAAGCGGCAACATTCGCACAACTTAATTATAAAGCTAGTGGATTAACTGTTGCTCCGGGAATTCGCTTTAGTGATTACAAGCTTGAATCTAAAGATTCTAATTTTAAAGATGTAAAAGATAATAATCTTTCGTCAAAAATCTTAGTGAATTATGAGTACAATGGTTTTAATTTCTTTTCTAACTTTTCACAAGGTTTTAACTCGCCAGACGTTCAAGAAGTCTATGCAACAGGACTGCACCGCCCGGGAGATGGATTCTTTATTGCAGATAATTACTTTGTGACAAATTTAGATCTAAAACCTGAAACATCAAATACAGTCGAGTTTGGAACTGAATTTAAGAAACAACTTTTTTCTGATTTAGATCTTCTTACGTTTAGGGCAAGTGGGTATGTATCAAAGGCCCGAAATTATATCGATCAAGAAATTATCGACTATGCCATTTTTGATGGAAAAAATGGAACAACTCAATTTGTTAACCGAGATAAGGTGACTCTTTATGGACAAGAGTTTGATCTTAGATATCTTTACGATCAAATTGAGTTTGCCGCTAGTTATTCTCGAAGTGTCGGTTGGGATAACTCAAGGAATATGTGGCTTTCTAATATGCCAGCAAATACTTATACTTTTGGATTCAACTATCATCTTGATCAATATGGCATAAAGCTTGGTTATGATGCACTTATGGCCATGAGGCAAGATCGAGTGAATCCGGCATCACTTGAGAGAACAACGGCAACATCAGGTTATACACTTCACAATATCTTTGCTTCGAAAGAGTTTGTTTCAGGAGCTCTTGAAGGACTGAAGCTTACGACAAGACTTGATAACTTAACTGATAAATCATATCGTCGACACGGCTCATATATTAATGAAGTTGGACGAAATTTTAAAATGAGTATTCAATACAAAATAAAACATTTTTAA
- the fumC gene encoding class II fumarate hydratase: MEFRIETDSNGEIKVESSRYWGAQTQRSLENFKIGKDHFTREMIRALGILKKGAALANLELGKLSKEKAALITQAADEVIAGKLDEHFPLVVWQTGSGTQTNMNANEVISNRAIEISGGIMGSKKPIHPNDDVNKSQSSNDTFPTAMYIAAVEQIEDRLIPSLDRLTTTFEEKSKSFQDIVKIGRTHLMDATPLTLGQEFSGYTAQLQGAKKDILHSVENLRELALGGTAVGTGLNTHPEYAKLVAQKISEISGKNFVTAPNKFASLAAHDALVASSGAMRRLATALLKIANDIRWLASGPRCGIGEISIPANEPGSSIMPGKVNPTQCEAITMVCVQVLGNDTVIGLAGSQGNFELNVYKPVMIHNYLHSLTLLADSMDSFNKNCVIGIEPNHENIEKHLSNSLMLVTALNQHIGYDNAAKIAKNAHIKGTTLKESAIELGLLSADDFDKFVVPSKMTQPL; encoded by the coding sequence ATGGAATTTAGAATTGAGACAGATAGTAATGGTGAAATAAAAGTTGAGTCTTCTCGCTACTGGGGAGCACAAACTCAACGTTCATTAGAGAATTTTAAGATTGGTAAAGATCACTTTACACGTGAGATGATACGAGCACTCGGTATTCTTAAAAAAGGTGCCGCTCTTGCTAACCTAGAACTTGGAAAACTTTCAAAAGAGAAAGCTGCTCTCATTACACAGGCAGCTGATGAAGTTATTGCAGGAAAACTTGATGAGCACTTCCCTCTTGTTGTTTGGCAAACCGGTTCTGGTACTCAGACAAATATGAACGCAAATGAAGTTATCTCTAATCGCGCCATAGAAATAAGTGGTGGCATCATGGGATCTAAAAAACCTATTCACCCTAATGATGATGTCAACAAGTCGCAGTCATCAAATGATACCTTCCCTACAGCAATGTATATTGCAGCTGTTGAGCAAATTGAAGACCGATTAATTCCATCACTCGATCGCTTGACCACAACTTTCGAAGAGAAATCTAAAAGTTTTCAAGACATCGTAAAAATTGGAAGAACACACTTAATGGATGCAACTCCACTTACTCTTGGACAAGAGTTTTCCGGCTACACGGCACAACTTCAAGGTGCGAAAAAAGACATACTCCATTCGGTAGAAAACTTAAGAGAGCTTGCTCTAGGTGGAACAGCAGTTGGAACGGGACTTAATACACATCCAGAATATGCAAAACTAGTGGCGCAAAAAATCTCTGAAATCTCAGGAAAGAATTTTGTGACGGCCCCAAATAAATTTGCATCCCTTGCAGCACACGATGCACTTGTTGCAAGTTCTGGTGCCATGAGAAGACTTGCAACGGCCTTGTTGAAAATTGCAAATGATATTAGGTGGCTTGCCAGTGGACCGCGCTGTGGGATTGGAGAAATTTCAATTCCAGCTAACGAGCCAGGCTCATCAATCATGCCAGGAAAGGTAAACCCCACACAATGTGAGGCCATTACGATGGTATGTGTACAAGTCCTAGGGAATGATACCGTAATTGGCCTTGCAGGATCTCAAGGAAATTTTGAGCTTAATGTTTATAAACCAGTTATGATTCACAACTACCTTCACTCCCTCACACTACTTGCGGATTCAATGGATTCTTTTAATAAAAATTGTGTTATTGGAATTGAGCCAAACCATGAAAATATTGAGAAACATCTAAGTAACTCTCTAATGCTTGTGACGGCTTTAAATCAGCATATAGGCTATGATAATGCTGCCAAGATCGCAAAGAATGCACATATTAAGGGAACGACTCTTAAGGAATCAGCAATTGAGTTAGGACTTCTAAGTGCTGATGACTTTGATAAATTTGTTGTGCCATCTAAGATGACACAACCTTTATAA